In the Flavobacterium sp. 90 genome, CTTTTCCAATAATTGGAATTAATGGTTTGTTCGAAAGAAAATCATGGAAATACATCTTTATTCACGCCGGATTCTGGATCGTTTCTCTTACTTTAATGGGAGGAATTATTTGCGGATTTGCTTAAATAATAAAAACAGAAACCCGTTTGAAATCAAAATCAAACGGGTTTTTCTTAATAATAACTTAAACAAACCAAGTTATTATAAATATTACCTAATTTTGAAGAAATTAGCGCACTCATTTGACTACAACTTATTCTTTCCGGATTTACAACAGCACATCATTACTGCCTTTAGAATGGAATTCGCTGGCTGTAGATAATATTTTTTTGACCAGAGAATATCTTGAAGTGTTAGAAAATTCTTGTCCTGTAAATATGATTTGTCATTTTATTGGAATTTTTAGCGACGACAAACTAGTCGGAATTGCTTTAACTCAATTTTTATTTGCCGAAAAACTGGAATCCTTTGGAGAACGCGATCAGTGTTTAAAAACTTCTGTGCGCAATTTTGCTTTCAAAAACTTTGCTTCACATGTTTTATTTGTTGGCAACAATATGCTTACAGGTCAAAATGCCTTTGCTTTTAATAAAGAAGCCAGCCAGCCAAAACTGATAAAAACATTGCATAAAGCAATTAATCAGCTTAAAAAAGAACTAAAATCAAGTGGAAAAAAAGTTCATATTACAAGTATAAAAGATTTTACTGCAAAAGAAATCGAGCCTTTACAAGCCGAATTTAAAAACAATTATACGTTTTCGACTCAGCCTAATATGGTTTTCGAAATCAATAAAAACTGGAGTTCTGAGCAAGATTATATTGATGCTTTATCCAAGAAATACAGAGATCAATACAAACGCGCCCGCAAAAAAGCCGACGGAATTGTAAAGCAAAAAATGGGTCTGGCTGACATTAAAAAATACGAAGATGTAATTTATGATTTGTATTTTCATGTGGCCAAAAACGCTCCTTTTAATACTTTTTTCTTAGCCCGAAATCACTTTAGTTTCTTTAAAGAAATTATGAAAGATGATTTCTTATTCTACGGGTATTTTCTGGAAGAAAAATTAATAGGTTTCAATACATTGATCAAAAACGGAAATGTAATGGACACTTATTTTTTAGGATATGACGAAACGATTCAGCGCGAAAAAATGCTGTATTTAAATATGTTATACGACATGATTGCGTATTCTATCAATCAGGGTTTCTCTGAGATTGTTTTTGCCAGAACTGCACTTGAGATTAAAAGTTCTGTAGGAGCAAAACCAATAAAAATGTATGGTTTAATTACGCATAGCAATACTTTGATCAATCATAACATTGCGAAATTATTCAATTATCTTGAGCCTAAAACCGATTGGCAGGAACGAAATCCTTTTAAGTAAAATTATAACTTTTTTCAGGAGCTAATCCCGTTATTCGTTTCATAACAATATTTTCGTCTAATTTGTCATTTCGACGAAGGAGAAATCACAAATAAAACTCCGTTCCTAAATTCGCCAATCTTTGTCGAGCTTCTCGTGGAGATTTCTCCTTCGTCGAAATGACAAAAATGCGCGCACTCACTTCAAGTTCTGATCTTTAAAAAAATTAAGGTACTGCAATCTTCATTTGCTTATGCAGAATATGAATTTCCAAATCAGTTTGTGCGCCACAATATTCACCATCAATCTGAAAATTTACCGGATAATCTGTTTTTATTGTTGCTTGGTCTGTCGAAATAATTACAATATCATCTGAATCAATTGGCATATTTCCGGTAATTATTTTACCTATTAATAACAAATCAAGGCTTTTTAAAATCACCAATTCGAACTTTCCGTCGTTCATCGCGCCATTTGGATTAATGATTACGCCTGTTCCGTATTTTTGAGAATTGGCAATTACAATCATTCTTGCGGTATGTTCGACCGTTTCATTATTTGCCGAAATTGTCGCTACAAAAGGTTCTTCGGATTCTTTTAAT is a window encoding:
- a CDS encoding GNAT family N-acetyltransferase, whose translation is MTTTYSFRIYNSTSLLPLEWNSLAVDNIFLTREYLEVLENSCPVNMICHFIGIFSDDKLVGIALTQFLFAEKLESFGERDQCLKTSVRNFAFKNFASHVLFVGNNMLTGQNAFAFNKEASQPKLIKTLHKAINQLKKELKSSGKKVHITSIKDFTAKEIEPLQAEFKNNYTFSTQPNMVFEINKNWSSEQDYIDALSKKYRDQYKRARKKADGIVKQKMGLADIKKYEDVIYDLYFHVAKNAPFNTFFLARNHFSFFKEIMKDDFLFYGYFLEEKLIGFNTLIKNGNVMDTYFLGYDETIQREKMLYLNMLYDMIAYSINQGFSEIVFARTALEIKSSVGAKPIKMYGLITHSNTLINHNIAKLFNYLEPKTDWQERNPFK